GCCGCGCCGACGCATACGAAGGGGAACTTCTTGACGTAGAACTGCCAGTGCGCAGCGTCCTGCACGCCGCGCGACACGCCGGCCACTTCACGCTGCAGGTCGTCCCGCAGGTGGAGCATCCGCTGCCGGATCTGGTCGGCGTCGGGCCGCGGGGCGCCGTTGGGCGGAACGGCGTCGGCGTGGCTGGAATGGTTGGGGCTGCTCACAGACCTGATCCCCGGTTACTTCGATCGCAGGACGAGCGCCACCAAGGCGCCGGCGACCACGCCGGCGCCAAATGCCACCGCCACCGACTCCATCGGGTGCTTGCGGACCGCCAACTCCGCCCGGGCCCGCCGGACTTCTACCCCTTCGCGCAGCCGGTCGACCGTTTCGGCCGAGGCGGTCGAAGCGTGGTCGTAGCACTCCCGTGCCGCGCTCGCGAACTGCTTCAGCACGGGACGGAACCGCTCGTCCAGGCCGGCCAGGCAGTTGGCGATCTCCTCGCCCGACTGACCGGTCCGCTGCTGGATCCAGCCGACCAGCTGCTGCAGGTCGCCCTGAAAGGCGCTGAGGTCTTCTTCGCCGAGCTGTGACCACGCGTCGCGGACCTTGCTCTTGAGGTCGTCCCAGCCAATTCGTAGTTGGTCCTGCTCCGGCATCGGTAGGCTCCGGCTATGGCAAACGGGCCGCGTGGTTCGGTAGAATCGCGGCCGCCGCGGTGGGTTCCGTCGCCCCGCCCGACACGGCCCGGCGGCGGGGCTACTAGCTTGCGATTATAATCACGCGGATGGGGCTTGGGACGGATTTCGCGGACCTGTAGGGCCGCCCCGCAACCGTGGTTCCTGGTCGATGAGGTCTCGACATGCACGAAGACCCCGAGGTCGCTGGCGGTCGGGAAACTTCGGCGCCCGTACCGATCAGACGGCGAGACACGGCCCCGCAGCAGCCGCCGCCGCCCGAGCTGGGGGAGGCCCAGGTCCGGCTGGTTCAAAACCTGCGCGGGATCAGGATCTGCCTGGTGCTGCTCCTGATGCTGGCGGTGGTGCACATGCTGTACTTCGCCCGCGCCATCCTGCTGCCGATGGCGATGGCCGTGCTGATGAGCCTGGTGCTGAAACCAGTCAGGAAGCGGCTCACCAACGCCGGCCTGCCCTCCTTCGCCTCGGCGGTGATCGTGTTCTCCGCCTTCACCGTGGTGCTGCTGGTCGGCGCCCGCCTGCTCTGGGAGCCCGCCAACCACTGGCTGGAACAGGCGCCCGAGAGCCTGCGCAATGTGCGCGAGCAGCTAAGCGGCGTCGAGGGTCCGCTCGGTGTGATCCAGGAAGCCGGGCAGGAGCTCGCCGAACTGACCGCCATGTCGGAGAAGGACGGCGCGGTCAAACCGCCCGTGTCGGTCCGCGTCGAGCAGCCGGCGCTCACCAGCCAGCTGCTCAACACCACCGGCGGGTTCGTGACCTCGCTAGGCATCACCCTGTCGCTGCTGTTCTTCCTGCTGGCGTCGGGCGACCGGTTCCTAGAGAAGCTCGTGCAGGTCAAGAAGTCTTGGCGCGAGAAGTGGGACACCGTCCTGCTGGTCAAGGAGATCGAGCACAAGATCTCCACCTACCTCGGCACGATTACCCTGATCAATTTCGGGCTGGGGGTGGTCATCGCGTTGGGGCTGTGGCTGGTGGGCATGCCGCACCCGCTGTTGTGGGGCGGCCTGGCGGCGCTGCTCAACTACATCCCATTCGCCGGGCTGATCATCGGATCGTGCGTGGTGTTCGTCGTGGCCGCGTCGGAGTTCAGCACGCTCGGCCACGCGCTGCTCGCGCCGGCGGTCTACCTGATCGCCAACGGCGTCGAGGCCAACCTGGTAACGCCCGTGATGCTCCACAAGTCGGTCAGCCTCAACCCGGTGGTCATCCTGGTGGCAATCTTCCTGGGCGGTTGGTGCTGGGGCGTGGGCGGCATCTTCCTGGCGGTCCCCTGCCTGCTGGTCGCGAAACTCATCTGCGAGAGCCACGAGCCGCTCGAACCAATCGCCGTGTTCCTGGGCCGCTGAGTTCGCGCCCCGACGGAGGAGGCGTCCCGTACACTCGCCCGCGCAAGTCGAGTCAGCCTCCGCCGTGCTATCATAGGGGCCTCCGCAGCCACCGTGACGCAGCCATGCCCGACGACTTGCCCCTTATCTGCCTACGCGATATCTCACGAACCTACGACCTGGGCGAGGTGAAGGTCGACGCCCTGCGTCCGACGTCGCTCGACATTGAGCAGGGCGAGTTTGTCGCGTTGATCGGCCCGTCGGGGTCTGGGAAGTCGACGCTGATGAACACGTTGGGCTGCCTCGACCGGCCCACAGGTGGGAGCTACCTGCTCGACGGCCAGGAGATCGTTCGCATGTCCCGCGACCAGCGGGCCCGCATCCGCAACCAGCAGATCGGCTTCGTGTTCCAGAACTTCAATCTGCTCAACCGCACCTCAGCGCTGGAGAACGTCGAGGTGCCGCTGCTCTACTCGCGCTCGATCCCGGCGGCCGAGCGACACCGGCGGGCGCAGGAGGAGCTCGTTCGCGTGGGACTCGGCGAGCGCACCGGCCACACCACAAGTCAGCTTTCCGGCGGTCAGCAGCAGCGGGTCGCGATCGCGAGGGCGCTGGTGAACCACCCGTCGATCTTGCTGGCGGACGAGCCGACCGGCAACCTCGACTCGCGGACCAGCCGCGAGGTGATCGAGCTGTTCTCGTCGCTCAACGCCGAGAAAAACCTCACGGTTATCCTCGTGACTCACGACCCCGAGGTGGCGCGCAACGCCCGCCGAAAGATTGTGCTCCGCGACGGTGAGGTCACAACCGACACGTCAGACTTCGCCGAGGCCATGCATTCCCTGCAATCGCGCCATTTTGACGAGTCGGAAAGTTAAGCTGCGCCGCTACCACGGTCAGAATTGATACAGCCGGCGCCCCGGGGCCGAAACCAACGGCATGGTCCCGCTCCGCCCCATTCTCGGCCTGCTCGTCGCCGCGGGCTGCTTGCTAGCGGGTGGGACGCGCTGCTCGGGCGATGGGCTGCTGCCCTGGATCAAGCCGGAGCAGCGGACGGTGCGGGTCCGCCACCCCACTCAGCTGCCGCGGGCGGCGCTGCCGGACACGCCCCCGCCGCCAACGGTCTCCGCCCCGCGGTGGGACGCGCCCGTCTGGAACCTCTCGCTCGACGAAGCGATCCGCACCTCGCTGAGCAACTCGGAGATCGTCCGCGTTTTGGCCGGCGTGGCCGCCGTGTCCAGCGGCCGCTCGATCTACGACGCCGCGATCTCCAACGCGGAGATCGACGTCGCGCAGGGGCGCTTCGACCCGACGGTCGCGGTCGACAACTTCTGGAACCGCACGGAGAACCCTTTCGCGCTGATCGACCCCGGTGATCCCCAACGCACGCTCATCGCGGGCTCGCAGTCGGACGCGTACGACCTAGACTTCGCGCTCTCCAAGTCGAATCTCACCGGCGGGGTGTGGACCTTCGGCGTGGCCGACAACACGACCCGCGTCCCCGGGCCGGCGCCGCTCAACCCGTCTAACAGCACGGCGCTGGACCTGAGCTACACGCAGCCGCTGCTGCAGGGCGGCGGGATCGCGGTGAACCAGGCGCCGATCGTTCTCGCCCGGATCAACGTGGAGCGCTCCTACTTCCAGTACAAGAGCAGCGTGCAGGGCATGGTGTTTGATGTGATCCAGGCCTACTGGTCGCTGGTCAGCGCACGCACGGTGCTGTGGGCGCGTCAGCAGCAGGTGACGCAGCTGGAGTTCGCGCTCCAGCTCGCCGAGGCCCAGGAAGCCGCCGATCTGCTCAGCGCCGGCGAGGTGGCGCAGTCGAAGGTATCGCTGGCGAGCTTCCGGTCGGCGCTGATTGCGGCGAAGGCCGAGGTCGTGCGACGCGAGACAGCGCTCCGCAGCATCCTCCGGTTGCCCGTGACGCTCCAGCGTCGCGTGACGCCCAGCACGCCGCCCTCGACGGAGCAGGTTCAGTTCGGGTGGGAGGACCTGCTCGGCATGGCCGAGCAGTACCGGCCCG
This genomic interval from Posidoniimonas corsicana contains the following:
- a CDS encoding AI-2E family transporter translates to MHEDPEVAGGRETSAPVPIRRRDTAPQQPPPPELGEAQVRLVQNLRGIRICLVLLLMLAVVHMLYFARAILLPMAMAVLMSLVLKPVRKRLTNAGLPSFASAVIVFSAFTVVLLVGARLLWEPANHWLEQAPESLRNVREQLSGVEGPLGVIQEAGQELAELTAMSEKDGAVKPPVSVRVEQPALTSQLLNTTGGFVTSLGITLSLLFFLLASGDRFLEKLVQVKKSWREKWDTVLLVKEIEHKISTYLGTITLINFGLGVVIALGLWLVGMPHPLLWGGLAALLNYIPFAGLIIGSCVVFVVAASEFSTLGHALLAPAVYLIANGVEANLVTPVMLHKSVSLNPVVILVAIFLGGWCWGVGGIFLAVPCLLVAKLICESHEPLEPIAVFLGR
- a CDS encoding ABC transporter ATP-binding protein, producing the protein MPDDLPLICLRDISRTYDLGEVKVDALRPTSLDIEQGEFVALIGPSGSGKSTLMNTLGCLDRPTGGSYLLDGQEIVRMSRDQRARIRNQQIGFVFQNFNLLNRTSALENVEVPLLYSRSIPAAERHRRAQEELVRVGLGERTGHTTSQLSGGQQQRVAIARALVNHPSILLADEPTGNLDSRTSREVIELFSSLNAEKNLTVILVTHDPEVARNARRKIVLRDGEVTTDTSDFAEAMHSLQSRHFDESES
- a CDS encoding TolC family protein — encoded protein: MVPLRPILGLLVAAGCLLAGGTRCSGDGLLPWIKPEQRTVRVRHPTQLPRAALPDTPPPPTVSAPRWDAPVWNLSLDEAIRTSLSNSEIVRVLAGVAAVSSGRSIYDAAISNAEIDVAQGRFDPTVAVDNFWNRTENPFALIDPGDPQRTLIAGSQSDAYDLDFALSKSNLTGGVWTFGVADNTTRVPGPAPLNPSNSTALDLSYTQPLLQGGGIAVNQAPIVLARINVERSYFQYKSSVQGMVFDVIQAYWSLVSARTVLWARQQQVTQLEFALQLAEAQEAADLLSAGEVAQSKVSLASFRSALIAAKAEVVRRETALRSILRLPVTLQRRVTPSTPPSTEQVQFGWEDLLGMAEQYRPDLIELKLILEADQQRLLQARNGALPQLNAVANYRWNGLEGVMPVGDRVYSSLGENTGWTLGINFSVPIGLRAARAQLRQQELIIARDRANLDQGLQSASFFLAESLQNLDQFYEQYRATLETRAAARKNLEFQIARYQGGLTQYIVVLQAIVSWGDAVSAEADLLALYNIELANLQVQTGTILETHAVFFYEERYRSIGPLGCLGSGRCYPRANPPSDNQNVYPEGDRPSEEYFDLADPLEPLRDLRRRERDVLPPLDPPAPTEPFPDDWPEELPRSPAPRMLQPAGVLPEP